ATCAACATGGCATTCATCGAGAACGATGTCGAGAACCTCGTCGCCGCGACGTTGCCAACCAGGCATATGAATATTGAGCGCTACGCCCCCAAATTCAGCCTGGGCTAGCCCGGCACCTTTTAGTGCCGCGCGTTCACCGTCAGTAAAGGCGGGCGACACCCCAATCTCACCAATTAGGCCCGGAAACACGCCTTCAACACCATTGGTGAGTTCCTCCAAGAAGCGATCGCGAATCTCTTCAACACTGGGGCCGGCGATATCCGCTCTTTCAAATTTTTCAAGATAAGTACCGGTCGCCATAATGACGTGCAAGCCAGTGCGCTCGGCTGCCTCCTTGAGGCGAGCGGGATTACGACCAATCTTTGCTGAGCCTGTTGCGTCAACGATCGTCTTCCCACCGAGCGCCTGAAAGATCTCCGCTTCGCGAACAATATCATCAACTGGCTTTGCTGCGACATTATCGGCGCAGCAATATGGGTCTTGCTTGAGGGCCCACTGCCAGCTTGGCGTTACCTCTTGACGGATTATCTTCGTGCTGAACTCGTATGTGGGCTCAGCAAGCACCGACGACAAGTCGTTGAATAGGTGCTCATGAGGCAGGGTGATGCCTAGCTCATCAGCGTGAACTTTTCCCAGAACAGTTTGTACATGACCAAACTCTGAACTCATGCCAGCGCCTTTCCGTCCAGTGAGCTGTTGATGTCAGCAGATGAATCATCGTCACGAATTCGGCGGGAGGGAATGAGCGCAACACCCGAGGCCACCAGAGCCACAGCAGCACCAATGAGCGTCATCGTGTGGACCGTCCCCATTCCGGGGAGCAAGCTGTCGATGAGGATTGAGCCAATGAGCTGTCCGGCGGTTGAGCACAGCGCCAGTACGAGAAGCCCGAGCTTGCGCACAAGAAGCGCCATCAGAGCGATGGATGCCAGACCAAGCGGTCCACCCAGGTACATCCACCATGCGCTAGGGGCGACGAACTCGCCGCTTCCCATGGCAACGCGAATAAGGAATGCAAGAGTAAGCGCCGTGAAGCCGATGACGAAGTTCCATGTAATGGAAACGAGCATCGAATCAGCAAGACGAGCGATATTGGAGTTACCTGCAGGCTGCCAGCCGGCAAGAAGGCCACCCGCGAACGGGAGAATCGCAAGCGCGATCATGTGAGGCACCTCGAAGTTGGGGGAGACAACGAGGAGAGTGGCGACGATTGCGAGCACGGCTCCAAGAATTCTAAAGAAGCTCAAGGCCTGCTTGAATTCGACGCCAATGCCAAGACGGTCGCACATCACACCGGAAATGACCATGCCGGAAATGAGTGACGTCTGGAATGTTGCAACTCCCAGTGCTCCGACACTTATCCCCTCGGAAAGCACGATGACCGCACCACAGAGACCTGCAAAGAAGTTAGGCCACGGCAGCTCTCGGCGGACCAACTGCCCAGGTAGGGCAAAGAACGCTCGGCGCAGTTTCGGGACAGGCAACACAATGAGGAACATCAGTATGAGACCACCGCCGAATGAGATGATCGCGGCGAGGTGCCCATCGCCAACATCAGTACCGAGGCGCCCATTGACTGCCGACTGAACTGGCCCAAGCATTCCAGCTAGAACGGTGAGGAATGCGAAGAGTCCGGCAGCCGCCGTGGTTCGAGCTGGCGGACGGGTATGTAGAGATGTATCCGGGGATAGGGTAGAAGAAGGCATCGTTGACAACTCCTTTGTGAAATATGGGATTAATTGTGGGCAAGCCATTCAATGGCTTGAGAGAAGAGGCGACCGTATCCAACCCAGTTCATGAACGGTTCGGGTGCCCAGTGTGGCGAAATGTCGGAGGCGAAGGCTAGCGTTCGCCCCTTTCCTACCTCGCGTACGGCGAGAAGCGGATCTCCTTCAACGGTGGCTAGCACCTTAGCGTCGTCCTTTGCCGCGAGCTTTTGATAGCCAAGCAGGATCGGCCATTCCGCATCGAGCCCATCGGTGACAGGATGGCCTTCAGCAGCCTGTTCAAGTTGACCTGAAACACCCTGAGGGGTTTCGATCCGGTCATCCCAGCGGGAAATGTTGACGGGGAGTACATCTTCGACAGCCGTTCCCGCGTAATTTGCCATCCCCTGGAAGCCCTGGAACGACAGGTAGCCACCAGCCATCATGAGGCCTCCGCCTTTGTTAACCCATTCGCGAAGGAGATGAAGCCTGTTTGGGCTGGGCAGGCCCTGTTCAAAGACTTCGGGTGGAAGAAGCATGGTATTCGAGCCGATGTCTGAGAGCAGAACAACGTCAAATTCATTGAGTTCTTCGATGGTGCGGGGGAAAAACTCGGCCACGTCGTGAGATCGCATATGCGTGACGTCGTGCCCGTACTCTTTGAGGACTTCGAGCAATTTGGCGCAACCAATATGCACCTGAGTGTGCGGAAACGCGTCGTATCCCTTGTGGTCGACCACTGCGCTGATCCACGATTCTCCAGCAAGTAGAACCTTCGCCATTTCATCTCCCTTGACTTGTTGCGCAACATCGCGCAATACTTGGTGTGTTCGATATTACAGTCACCTTCGGTTGGGTGCAAGGAGTTTGGAGGAATTCATCGTGTCGATGAGGGCTGTCGCGCGCGAGGCAGGCGTTTCAGCATCAACAGTGTCGCGCTACCTGCGTGGCGAGCTGCGTCTCAACTCCGAAACAGAGCGCCGCGTCGAAGCGGCACTCAAGACCACGGGGCACGTGCGACACCGCAATAAGCTGCGTTCCGTAGCCCTCGTTCTTCCCGAACTCTCAAACCCCTACTTTTCGCACCTCGCACAGGTTTTTGTGGAGGCTGCCCAGTCGCGCTCACTTCGAACACAAATCGCCGTTTCAAACGGTTCACGCGAGCGCGAGCAAGAAATTCTGGACTGGGTACTTGCTTCGCCCGATGTTGACTCTGCCGTGTACGTTTCGATGTCTGGAGATCAGAAGGTGTTAGGGGGTGTTCCAGCCCACTTCCCCCTCGTCCTTCTCGATGAAAGCCTCGAAGTAGCCGAGCGTCTCCAGGCTTCATATGTAGGAGCAGATCACTACGGGGGCGCCTACCAAGCAACCCAGTACCTCGTAAGTGCAGGCCACAGTCGGATTGCACATCTTGCAGGCCCACAAAACTTACGCTCGGCGCGCGAACGCCTAAGCGGCTATAGTGAAGCGCTTCAAGACCGAGGGATTGAATTTGACGAACAGCTAGTTCTGTCGGGGCCTTATTCTGAGGCGTTTGGGGCGGCTAGCTTGCCGCGCCTCATGCGGATAAAAAATCGACCAACCGCAGTGTTTACCGCAAGCGACATCGCAGCCATTGGACTAATCTCGGCCGGTCAACACAGTGGAGTTCGGATCCCAGAAGATTTGTCTCTTATCGGCTTTGACGGCATCCCCACGGGCGCTTGGACATCTCCACGGCTCGCCACCGTTGTACAGCCGTATAGCGAGCTCGCGCATATGGCCCTAGATCAGATTGAACGCCAGTGGCGAGGGGAGGACACCCAGCCCTTCAACCTACCAATGACCGTAGCTTGGGGCGAGTCTGTCATGCCACTCCAGAGCGGTGTTGTATGAGCTAGACGAGGACTTCGCTAAAGAGATCGACGGCGTGTTCCAGCTGATCAAGCTCAATCGATTCGTCCACCGAATGCATCTGATGGGGCTCTCCCGGCCCCCAGACAACAATGGGGATCCCGGGGAGAGCCGTAGTAAGTACGGAACCATCAGTGAAATAGGGAACCGGCTCCGCGACGCTCTGGGCCGGTAGTGCCGTTACGAACTCATTGTCCTGGGGAGTCGTCAGAGGTGCGAGGTCCAAATCTACGCCCACATCGATTAAATCTGGAAGACCACTAAGGCGTTCCATAGGAGCGTGTTGCGTGACGGTTCGAAAATCGATCGTTGCCGCGGCCCAATCAGGAACGATATTGGTGGCGTTACCACCGCGAATTGTTCCGATATTTAGTGACTCGGTACCGAGTCTGCGATCCATCTCGAGGGGCTGACTACTTTTCCACCGGATAAGAGCTTCAGTAAGTGTTTCAATTGCATTAGAGCCAAGATGCGGAGTTGAACCGTGAGCTGCTTTTCCGGCGGCGTTGAAGGTGTACCAAGTTGCACCCCTATGGCAGCTATGAACGTCAAGATTAGTCGCTTCGGGGATAACGATCCCCTTGACGGGAAATTTCTTCACGGC
The window above is part of the Dermabacter vaginalis genome. Proteins encoded here:
- a CDS encoding LacI family DNA-binding transcriptional regulator; translated protein: MRAVAREAGVSASTVSRYLRGELRLNSETERRVEAALKTTGHVRHRNKLRSVALVLPELSNPYFSHLAQVFVEAAQSRSLRTQIAVSNGSREREQEILDWVLASPDVDSAVYVSMSGDQKVLGGVPAHFPLVLLDESLEVAERLQASYVGADHYGGAYQATQYLVSAGHSRIAHLAGPQNLRSARERLSGYSEALQDRGIEFDEQLVLSGPYSEAFGAASLPRLMRIKNRPTAVFTASDIAAIGLISAGQHSGVRIPEDLSLIGFDGIPTGAWTSPRLATVVQPYSELAHMALDQIERQWRGEDTQPFNLPMTVAWGESVMPLQSGVV
- a CDS encoding DMT family transporter, whose product is MPSSTLSPDTSLHTRPPARTTAAAGLFAFLTVLAGMLGPVQSAVNGRLGTDVGDGHLAAIISFGGGLILMFLIVLPVPKLRRAFFALPGQLVRRELPWPNFFAGLCGAVIVLSEGISVGALGVATFQTSLISGMVISGVMCDRLGIGVEFKQALSFFRILGAVLAIVATLLVVSPNFEVPHMIALAILPFAGGLLAGWQPAGNSNIARLADSMLVSITWNFVIGFTALTLAFLIRVAMGSGEFVAPSAWWMYLGGPLGLASIALMALLVRKLGLLVLALCSTAGQLIGSILIDSLLPGMGTVHTMTLIGAAVALVASGVALIPSRRIRDDDSSADINSSLDGKALA
- a CDS encoding phosphotriesterase family protein, translated to MSSEFGHVQTVLGKVHADELGITLPHEHLFNDLSSVLAEPTYEFSTKIIRQEVTPSWQWALKQDPYCCADNVAAKPVDDIVREAEIFQALGGKTIVDATGSAKIGRNPARLKEAAERTGLHVIMATGTYLEKFERADIAGPSVEEIRDRFLEELTNGVEGVFPGLIGEIGVSPAFTDGERAALKGAGLAQAEFGGVALNIHMPGWQRRGDEVLDIVLDECHVDPRKVSLAHSDPSGEDLDYQMRLLKRGVWLEFDMIGLDITFPGEGISPTISQTARTVANLINEGFGDQILLSHDLFLKQMWASKGGNGFTVVPSVFRELLIAHGIDGSVVDGLITTNPQRYLGDAIR
- a CDS encoding M20 family metallopeptidase, with amino-acid sequence MSVVDLASALVKISSVSGDDCGMNRVQDAVINFVSAQDSAVVVDRYRGSRPWTLLSTPAALKKSEPAVVFACHTDTVPITSPDLWTTDPLGGAIDGDRLLGRGSVDMKGGLAAAVFALVAATKRGTPAHLLLTADEEIGSRGAANAVEAVKKFPVKGIVIPEATNLDVHSCHRGATWYTFNAAGKAAHGSTPHLGSNAIETLTEALIRWKSSQPLEMDRRLGTESLNIGTIRGGNATNIVPDWAAATIDFRTVTQHAPMERLSGLPDLIDVGVDLDLAPLTTPQDNEFVTALPAQSVAEPVPYFTDGSVLTTALPGIPIVVWGPGEPHQMHSVDESIELDQLEHAVDLFSEVLV
- a CDS encoding glutamine amidotransferase yields the protein MRDVAQQVKGDEMAKVLLAGESWISAVVDHKGYDAFPHTQVHIGCAKLLEVLKEYGHDVTHMRSHDVAEFFPRTIEELNEFDVVLLSDIGSNTMLLPPEVFEQGLPSPNRLHLLREWVNKGGGLMMAGGYLSFQGFQGMANYAGTAVEDVLPVNISRWDDRIETPQGVSGQLEQAAEGHPVTDGLDAEWPILLGYQKLAAKDDAKVLATVEGDPLLAVREVGKGRTLAFASDISPHWAPEPFMNWVGYGRLFSQAIEWLAHN